In one Dama dama isolate Ldn47 chromosome 5, ASM3311817v1, whole genome shotgun sequence genomic region, the following are encoded:
- the TNFAIP1 gene encoding BTB/POZ domain-containing adapter for CUL3-mediated RhoA degradation protein 2 — translation MSGDTCLCPASGAKPKLSGFKGGGLGNKYVQLNVGGSLYYTTVRALTRHDTMLKAMFSGRMEVLTDKEGWILIDRCGKHFGTILNYLRDDTIILPQNRQEIKELMAEAKYYLIQGLVNMCQSALQDKKDSYQPVCNIPIITSLKEEERLIESSTKPVVKLLYNRSNNKYSYTSNSDDHLLKNIELFDKLSLRFNGRVLFIKDVIGDEICCWSFYGQGRKLAEVCCTSIVYATEKKQTKVEFPEARIYEETLNVLLYETPRVPDNSLLEATSRNRSQASPSEDEETLELRDRVRRIHVKRYSTYDDRQLGHQSSHRD, via the exons ATGTCAGGGGATACCTGTCTGTGCCCAGCCTCAGGGGCCAAGCCCAAGCTCAGCGGCTTCAAGGGAGGAGGCCTGGGCAACAAATATGTCCAGCTCAATGTGGGCGGCTCGCTGTACTACACCACCGTGCGGGCACTCACCCGGCACGACACCATGCTGAAGGCCATGTTCAGTGGGCGCATGGAGGTACTGACCGACAAGGAAG GCTGGATCCTCATAGACCGATGCGGAAAGCACTTTGGCACCATTCTGAATTACCTCCGAGATGACACAATCATCCTCCCTCAAAACCGGCAAGAGATCAAGGAATTGATGGCTGAAGCGAAATATTACCTCATTCAGGGGCTGGTGAACATGTGCCAGTCTGCCCTGCAG GACAAGAAGGACTCCTACCAGCCTGTGTGCAACATCCCCATCATCACCTCCCTGAAGGAAGAGGAAAGGCTCATCGAATCCTCCACCAAG CCCGTTGTGAAGCTGCTTTACAACAGGAGCAACAACAAGTACTCCTACACCAG CAACTCCGATGACCACCTGCTGAAAAACATCGAGCTGTTCGACAAGCTCTCCCTGCGCTTCAACGGCCGCGTGCTCTTCATCAAGGACGTCATCGGAGATGAGATCTGCTGCTGGTCCTTCTACGGGCAGGGTCGGAAGCTGGCAGAGGTGTGCTGCACCTCCATCGTGTATGCCACCGAGAAGAAGCAGACCAAG GTGGAATTCCCAGAGGCCCGAATCTATGAGGAGACACTCAACGTCTTACTCTATGAGACCCCCCGAGTCCCTGACAACTCCCTCTTGGAGGCCACAAGCCGGAACCGCAGCCAGGCTTCCCCCAGTGAAGACGAGGAAACCTTGGAACTGCGGGACCGTGTCCGCCGCATCCATGTCAAGCGCTACAGCACTTACGATGACCGGCAGCTCGGCCACCAGTCCTCCCATCGCGACTGA